The following are encoded together in the Lactuca sativa cultivar Salinas chromosome 1, Lsat_Salinas_v11, whole genome shotgun sequence genome:
- the LOC111884597 gene encoding probable receptor-like protein kinase At5g59700, translated as MSFSEVNLQNYLIPLEEINRATENFSQQRCIGGGGFGAVYKGQLSDHWNNLKVAIKRLGKDSHQGEREFRNELEMISKNPSKMRCITWIQRLRICLGAARGLSYLHSGLGEHNRVIHRDVKSSNILLDDNLVAKVCDFGLSKSGPRNQPDTQLYTRVAGTQFYLDPSYHESGIVRKESDVYSFGVVLFEILSGMLVYQEVRTGDDERQFLMTLVRRYYKKEPHSIIDPNIRDEIDSSSFDTFQEIAYQCISLNITERPTMDKVIDRIEVALIIQIQSVIEPQGVLKEEALSILAILSSHEEGKLAIGKVDVVAVLVEVIGNGSPNNKENAAVVLVELCSGDQKYLVEAQELGVMGKLMDLLQDGPDIGKRKAGELLEMVEEHRDDQNFHSNMEDVESSSSTVKSNIYDNVELTLDSVGVLNVKRDDGAELEDRELNLLANGLEKRSTVGSSVVNNMSTRIRQVSKDLKQLTVGRFN; from the exons ATGTCTTTTTCAGAAGTAAACCTTCAAAATTATCTAATTCCACTGGAGGAGATTAACCGAGCCACCGAAAACTTCAGTCAGCAAAGATGTATCGGAGGTGGCGGATTTGGTGCAGTCTATAAAGGACAATTGTCTGACCATTGGAATAACCTCAAAGTTGCTATCAAACGCCTGGGTAAGGATAGCCACCAAGGAGAGCGTGAGTTCCGCAACGAGCTTGAGATGATTTCCAAAAACCCATCTAAGATGCGTTGCATAACATGGATACAACGCCTGAGGATTTGCCTTGGGGCTGCAAGAGGACTAAGTTACCTTCACTCAGGTCTTGGAGAGCACAACAGAGTAATACACAGAGACGTGAAGAGCTCTAACATATTGTTAGATGACAATTTAGTAGCAAAAGTTTGCGATTTTGGCTTGTCAAAATCGGGTCCCAGAAATCAGCCAGATACCCAACTCTACACAAGGGTTGCAGGTACCCAGTTTTACTTGGATCCTTCATACCATGAAAGTGGTATAGTCAGAAAAGAATCAGATGTGTACTCGTTTGGAGTGGTGCTTTTTGAAATCTTGAGTGGAATGCTGGTTTATCAAGAGGTAAGGACCGGAGATGATGAGAGACAATTTCTCATGACTTTGGTCCGACGATACTATAAGAAAGAGCCACACAGTATAATTGATCCGAATATAAGAGATGAAATTGATAGTAGTTCTTTTGATACTTTTCAAGAAATTGCATATCAGTGCATTAGTCTCAACATAACAGAACGCCCTACGATGGACAAGGTCATTGATAGGATAGAGGTTGCATTAATTATTCAA ATACAAAGTGTTATTGAGCCACAGGGTGTTTTGAAGGAGGAAGCATTATCCATTCTAGCCATACTCTCAAGCCACGAAGAAGGGAAGTTGGCAATAGGTAAGGTAGACGTTGTGGCTGTTTTAGTTGAGGTTATTGGGAATGGATCCCCGAACAACAAAGAGAATGCAGCTGTAGTTTTGGTGGAACTTTGTTCTGGAGATCAAAAGTATTTGGTTGAGGCTCAAGAACTTGGAGTCATGGGGAAACTGATGGATTTACTACAAGATGGTCCGGATATAGGAAAGAGAAAAGCCGGAGAGTTGCTGGAAATGGTAGAAGAGCATCGCGATGACCAAAATTTCCACTCCAACATGGAGGATGTAGAAAGCAGCAGCAGCACTGTGAAGTCGAACATTTATGACAATGTTGAGCTCACTTTGGACTCGGTGGGTGTTCTGAATGTGAAAAGAGATGATGGAGCTGAGTTGGAAGATCGGGAGCTGAATTTATTAGCTAACGGGTTGGAAAAGAGGTCTACTGTTGGTTCGTCGGTGGTTAACAATATGTCAACGCGGATCCGGCAGGTGTCTAAAGATCTGAAACAGTTAACAGTTGGTCGTTTTAATTAG
- the LOC122198206 gene encoding ATP synthase subunit alpha, chloroplastic, giving the protein MVTIQADVISNIIRERIEQYNREVKIVNIGTVLQVGDGIARIHGLDEVMAGELVEFEEGTIGIALNLESTNVGVVLMGDGLLIQEGSSVKATGRIAQIPVSEAYLGRVINALAKPIDGRGEISSSEYRLIESPAPGIISRRSVYEPLQTGLIAIDSMIPIGRGQRELIIGDRQIGKTTVATDTILNQQGKNVICVYVDIGQKASSVAQVVTNFQERGAMEYTIVVAKTADSPATLQYLAPYIGAALAEYFMYRERHTSIIYDDPSKQAQAYRQMSLLLRRPPGREAYPGDVFYLHSRLLEKAAKLSSLLGEVSMTALPIVDTQSGDVSAYIPTNVISITDGQIFLSADLFNVGIRPAINVGISISRVGSAAQIKAMKQVAGKLKLELAQFAKLEAFAQFASDLDKATQNQLARGQRLRELLKQSQFAPLGVEEQVLTIYTGTNGYLDSLEIGQVRKFLVELRTYLKTNKPLFQEIISSTKTFTEEAEAILKEAIKEQRECFILQEQAA; this is encoded by the coding sequence ATGGTAACCATTCAAGCCGACGTAATTAGTAATATTATCCGTGAACGTATTGAGCAATATAATAGAGAAGTAAAGATTGTAAATATCGGTACCGTACTTCAAGTAGGTGATGGCATTGCTCGTATTCATGGTCTTGATGAAGTAATGGCGGGTGAATTAGTAGAATTTGAAGAGGGTACAATAGGCATTGCTCTTAATTTGGAATCAACTAATGTTGGTGTTGTATTAATGGGTGATGGTTTGCTGATACAAGAAGGGAGTTCTGTAAAAGCAACAGGAAGAATTGCTCAGATACCAGTGAGTGAGGCCTATTTGGGTCGTGTTATAAACGCGCTGGCTAAACCTATTGATGGTAGAGGTGAAATTTCATCTTCtgaatataggttaattgaatcGCCCGCTCCAGGGATTATTTCTCGACGTTCTGTATATGAGCCTCTTCAAACAGGGCTTATTGCTATTGATTCAATGATTCCGATAGGACGTGGTCAGCGCGAATTAATTATTGGGGACAGGCAGATCGGTAAAACAACAGTAGCAACAGATACAATTCTAAATCAACAAGGCAAAAATGTAATATGCGTTTATGTAGATATTGGTCAAAAAGCATCTTCTGTGGCTCAGGTAGTGACTAATTTCCAGGAAAGGGGCGCGATGGAATATACCATTGTGGTAGCCAAAACGGCGGATTCCCCTGCTACATTACAATACCTCGCTCCTTATATAGGAGCAGCTCTGGCTGAATATTTTATGTACCGTGAACGACACACTTCAATCATTTATGATGATCCCTCTAAACAAGCCCAAGCTTATCGCCAAATGTCTCTTCTATTACGAAGACCGCCTGGGCGCGAAGCTTATCCAGGGGATGTTTTTTATTTACATTCACGCCTTTTGGAAAAAGCTGCTAAATTAAGTTCTCTTTTAGGTGAAGTAAGTATGACCGCTTTACCAATAGTGGATACCCAATCGGGAGATGTTTCGGCTTATATTCCTACTAATGTCATTTCGATTACTGATGGACAAATATTCTTATCTGCTGATCTATTCAATGTTGGAATCCGACCCGCTATTAATGTGGGGATCTCTATTTCCAGAGTGGGGTCTGCAGCTCAAATTAAAGCTATGAAACAAGTAGCCGGTAAATTAAAATTGGAACTGGCACAATTTGCAAAATTAGAAGCTTTTGCACAATTTGCTTCTGATCTCGATAAAGCTACTCAGAATCAATTGGCAAGAGGTCAACGCTTACGTGAATTGCTTAAACAATCCCAATTCGCCCCTCTCGGGGTAGAAGAACAGGTACTGACTATTTATACCGGAACAAATGGTTATCTTGATTCATTAGAAATTGGACAGGTAAGGAAATTTCTTGTTGAGTTACGTACTTACTTAAAAACCAATAAACCgctgtttcaagaaataatatcttctaccaagacattcACCGAGGAAGCAGAAGCCATTTTGAAAGAAGCTATTAAGGAACAGAGGGAATGTTTTATACTTCAGGAACAAGCAGCCTAA